A genome region from Elusimicrobiota bacterium includes the following:
- a CDS encoding ATP-binding cassette domain-containing protein, with product MSSAFAIETAGLTKRFADLVAVDGIDLAIPEGEVFALLGPNGAGKTTFISMLCTLVKPTSGTARVAGHDIVREGLAVRQNIGIVFQEPSVDDLLSGRENLQLHSMLYGVPRREIGGRIEKMLATVGLSERGDDRVRTYSGGMRRRLEIARGLIHEPRILFLDEPTLGLDPASRQAVWGYVRELRRRAGTTIILTTHYMEEADNLAERVAIIDRGRIRELGTPDELKRKVGGDVVRLKGDVRPEDFAGLDFVKEAVREDGFLRLTVAEAPRHLQALLERCPVIEEVQVRRVTLDDVFLKFTGRQMRDEEGGQDTIFQRIAVSRNTR from the coding sequence ATGAGCAGCGCCTTCGCCATAGAGACCGCAGGCCTGACCAAGCGGTTCGCAGACCTCGTCGCGGTCGACGGCATCGACCTGGCCATCCCCGAGGGAGAGGTCTTCGCCCTGCTCGGCCCCAACGGCGCGGGCAAGACCACCTTCATCAGCATGCTCTGCACCTTGGTCAAGCCCACCTCGGGCACGGCGCGCGTGGCCGGGCACGACATCGTCCGCGAGGGCCTGGCGGTGCGCCAGAACATCGGCATCGTGTTCCAGGAGCCCAGCGTCGACGACCTTTTGAGCGGCCGCGAGAACCTCCAGCTCCACTCCATGCTCTACGGCGTGCCCCGGCGCGAGATCGGCGGCCGCATCGAGAAGATGCTCGCCACCGTGGGCTTGAGCGAGCGCGGCGACGACCGCGTGCGCACTTATTCGGGCGGCATGCGCCGGCGCCTGGAGATCGCCCGCGGCCTCATCCACGAGCCGCGCATCCTGTTCTTGGACGAGCCCACGCTGGGGCTCGACCCGGCCAGCCGCCAAGCCGTCTGGGGTTACGTCCGCGAGCTGCGCCGGCGCGCCGGCACCACCATCATCCTCACCACCCACTACATGGAAGAGGCGGACAACCTCGCCGAGCGCGTCGCCATCATCGACCGGGGCCGCATCCGGGAGCTCGGCACTCCCGACGAGCTCAAGCGCAAGGTCGGCGGCGACGTGGTCCGGCTCAAAGGCGACGTCCGTCCCGAGGACTTCGCCGGGCTGGACTTCGTCAAGGAGGCGGTCCGGGAGGACGGGTTTTTGCGGCTCACCGTGGCCGAGGCGCCGCGCCACCTGCAGGCCCTGCTCGAACGCTGCCCGGTCATCGAGGAAGTGCAGGTGCGGCGGGTCACGCTCGACGACGTCTTCCTCAAGTTCACCGGGCGGCAGATGCGCGACGAGGAGGGGGGGCAGGACACCATCTTCCAGCGGATCGCGGTCTCGCGCAATACCCGATGA
- the nusB gene encoding transcription antitermination factor NusB: MGRRRQAREIALQALYLVDVAHTQPSEAFAIVNRHAGQSEAQTLDFARSLLEGAVAKLAEIDAHISATAENWPIKRMAAVDRNVLRLAAFELAYERDTPVGVVIDEAIEIVRKYSTEDATKFINGILDKLKALRPASDAPPKDPS; this comes from the coding sequence GTGGGTAGACGAAGGCAGGCCCGAGAAATAGCCCTCCAGGCCCTCTATCTCGTCGACGTCGCCCATACCCAGCCCTCGGAAGCCTTCGCCATCGTCAACCGGCACGCCGGCCAGTCAGAGGCGCAGACCCTCGACTTCGCCCGCAGCCTGCTCGAAGGCGCGGTGGCCAAGCTCGCGGAGATCGACGCCCACATCTCCGCGACCGCGGAGAACTGGCCCATCAAGCGCATGGCCGCGGTGGACCGCAACGTGCTGCGCCTGGCCGCTTTCGAGCTGGCCTACGAGCGCGACACGCCGGTGGGCGTGGTCATCGACGAGGCCATCGAGATCGTGCGCAAGTACTCCACCGAGGACGCCACCAAGTTCATCAACGGGATCCTCGACAAGCTCAAAGCCCTCCGCCCCGCCTCAGATGCTCCCCCAAAAGACCCGAGCTGA